One Hippopotamus amphibius kiboko isolate mHipAmp2 chromosome 12, mHipAmp2.hap2, whole genome shotgun sequence genomic window, ACAAATGGAATTTTTCCAGTACCGTCACCAACCAATACAAGTTTGAACTGTACTTGGGGTTCCCCTTGGGCAGCCATCATGATGTTACCTCCAGAAGTGTCTCCACCCCAGTCTGACTcccttgtatcttttttttgttttttaactcccAAGGTAACCTGACATCTAATGACACTGGTTATCTTTGTAGCATTTTCCTTTTGGAATTTGCCTATTACAGCCATTATTTATTGAGTTCCATTTGTGTTGAACATTGTGCAAagtaatttctgttttgttatttcatttaattgtgAGAGCCTCCcttgttttttgagaaatgtgGTAATTGTGGCAGACACAGGGCTTGTCTGCAAAGGTCAGCGCCCTCAAACTTCCTGTTAGGGGAGAATGTTTTCTGTCAGGTTTTCAGAGTTGATTCTCTTCTTCAGTGAGGTCACAGTTTGTCAAAGCTTTAGAGAGTGAGGCTGGTCCCAGGGGTATCGGTGGGCTGACCAAGCTCGTGGTTTCTCCCTGTCCGGGGAGCGAGCTGTCctgctctgccttttttttttttttttttttttgtggcgcacgggcttagttgctctgtggcatcccagggcagggctcgaacccgtgtcccctgcattggcaggcagattctttaccactgcgccacctaggaagtcctgctctGCCTTTTATTTGTGTTCTGCAAACATTTGCCGGCTCCATAGACCCAttgataaaatgtattttgactAAATAGGGTTGAACCAAATTCATAAACTAACCAAACTCACACTGGCTACTGCCCTCTTCATGGTGCATCTCCTCCACACTCAGTGACACACCTGTCCCCCCGTTCCTCTGGCAGGGCCGGATTGTGGTGCCCCGTGGCTGCCGGGACTTTGGCTGGGACCCCTGCTTTCAGCCTGATGGATATGAGCAGACGTAAGGAGCCCCAGTTTCTCCCAGGGGTGCGGGGTCGGGATGGCCGTGGTCTGGGTTGGGTCAGTGCCCCGCCCAGGTGCAGGCACGCGCATACGGGCAGGGGCAGGCTTTGAGGTCCTGTTCCGGCCGAAGGCAGCTCCGCTGGGGTGGACACGAGGAATCGGGGTGGCCTGGTCCACAGCTGGGAGGCAGCTGGGCATAGCTGGAAGTCCTGGGCCTCGGGCTCGGCTCAGCACAGGGCAGCTGTGTAGCTCCCCTGGCGTCCCCTCTCTGGGGACTGGACAGCCCTGATGGCTGATTATCTGCCCCCCATCTAGTTTGGAACAATGTTAACACTTGGCCACCACATTAAACCCCCACAGTGCCAGGTGTTGTCAGTATTTCACGCCAACCCGTGCTTACTTACATGGGACGTGTTGGCCATTATTGCGATTGGGTTTGTCAAGTTGGAGGGGCCCTTAGAGAGCGTGGCCTGAGGCCTCACAGCAGCCAGACAGGGCTGAAGACAACATGAAACATCACTTTGGTGGCACAGATATTCTATATCTGCACTGTGCTGTCtggtagccattagccacatgtggctgtggagcatttgaaatgtggttaGAGCAACTGAGGGACAGAATTTATTCAGTTGTAATCGGTTTAAACTTAAAGGGCCACAGTGGCTGGTGGCCACCATATTAGACAGTATGGACGTGAAAGTGCCACCTCACTGGGAGTCCTGATATGGATGGCAGGCCACTGGCTGGCTGTTCAAggccgcccccacctccccccccaccccgacaccTGCCCACCCCGCAGTGCATTGGAGGAGATTGCTGTGTTTGCTTTGTCAGGCCCCACTGCTTCCTGTCCACAGATGACAAAGCTGATCAAACATGCAGCTCATCCCCCTGTCCCCAGCTTCCCTTTAATGGCTTTTGGACACAATAGAACAAGCTTAATATCCTTCCACACTCAGTAATATGGGTTTCTACCTGCAGGGGAATTTTAAGACTCTAtccgattttttaaaaaattaactctggCTGCCGGGAGCAGGTGGCCCCGCTACCCTTTGCTTGGGACTCTGAGCTTTGGGCTCCAGGATAAGGTGAGGTGTACACACCCTCCCTGAATCTGGGCTCCTTCTCTGAGCTGCTACTGTTGCCCCTTAGGTATGCAGAGATGCCCAAGGCTGAGAAGAACACCATCTCCCATCGCTTCCAGGCCCTGCTTGCCTTGCAAGAATACTTTGGCAGCCTGACTCCTCCCGGGGCCAGTGATGACCACTCTGGCTGAGGATCTGGGGAGGGCTAGCCTGAAACCGCCTCTATCAGGCAGGCACCTGTCTAAGTACTTCCTCCAGGGTTACCACTTTCCTGGGGGTGTTAGCAGCTGTCAGGAGTAGCTGGCTCTGCTTGGAGAAACTTTGGCCAAGGGACACCATCCTCTTGCCCTCGGGGATTCAGTGGTCTACAGCCTCCAGGCCCAGAATCCGGAAAGGACTTCGGGTGTTAAAACTGGCCTTGGCAGGGTTGAGGGTTTGGGGAAGAACCACACAAACAGCCTTAGATGTTTCTTAAATGCAACAGATAAAAATTCCAGAGGGTACTTGCTTCCAAAATAAACTGGGTATATCTGCTTTGAAACCTGTCCCAGGCAGGTGTCTGTCTGCTGAGCCCTTTGGCATGAGCAGGAAACCTCTCAGGTCacggggaagaggggtggggggtggggtggccggATGAGGGCAGTGCTGTGTTGAAGCTGTCTCTGTGCCCTTGCTGGCTGGAGTATTACCTCTTTCCTTTTGTCCTTCAAGTCTCAGATCACGGGCTGAACTTTTCAATGTCAAATCCGTGCCGCCCACCCACCCATGAGCGATGCTACTGCCCAGCTGGCCTCTAGCATGTTCGCTGGTTTAGGGGGTAGGCCGTGTGGGATGTTGAGTGCTTTTGCTTTATTCTGGTGTACACTAGAGCAGCCAAAATGTTGATTTATGGTTATAATGCCGTGCTCAGTTTTAtggcagggaggaaggatggaatTCTTCCCATGCCACGGTTCagcctgggggggcgggggggttagCTGAGTTGGGCCCTTCAGGAGACCCAACTCAGCTGCCCCAGACCCTTACTATGCCCTGGTGAAGCTGTAAACCGGGAGGGATTTCAGAGACCGGGGTGGCTCCCTTGCCTTCCTGCAGGTGTCACCCTGGTAGAGAGGAGGTGCCCAGCCCTAAGGACAATCAGAAAAGCCTGTTGTGTGCAGCAGgttggggaagggtgggggtcCTTAATGCTGCTGTGTCACTCCCAGGCTTAAGGTATGTCCCCTCCCGTCACTGTCCCTCAGTCCTGGCAGCACGGCCTGGGGCCTGGATTTAACAGTTGTTTCCTCCCCTGAACTGCGTCAGCAAGTGTGGGTGAGGACAGGACCTCCTTCATCCCTTTGTTCCCCTCTTGTCTGTGAAGCCCAGCTGGGTTGTTTCCTTAGGAAGTGCCAGTGGCGGTGCCCAGCCTCCTCTGAGCGGCCTCCTTGGGGTAGGTGGTGTCTGGCTGGGACGCGGACGTGGGGTGCTGGGGTGCCTGCCTACTCCTCGCCTGGTGATCCTGGACACCACCCCACCTGCAGGGAATACACAGGCTACTGGGGAGGGGCCCCAAAGAAGGATGAGCTGCCACGTGAGCGGGTGGCTACACGGCACGTGGCGCAGGGCACCCCTCTGTGCCCGCCCCTCAGCTGTTCCCTGAGTCCTGTCCCGGGTGCACAGCACACTTCCTGACCCTGCTTTTTAAACCTGAGCTGCCCGTCCCGCAAGCAGCACTGTGAACGTGCTCATTCCCACCCCACCAGCCGCTGGGCTCTTCACTGTCCCCAGGCCCACTTGCCCTGCAGCTTCCTGGCAACATGGCAGTACAGAGGCCTCCCGGATCGTCCACGTTTCCCTGTTGGGCTACTGTGTGGAGATGGAAGTAATATCCCTTAGGCGGCACTCAACAAATCAGTCCCTTTCAccccacttccccagggaggcTTTCTCCCTCCCAGGGCCCTCAGATGGCCTTCGGAGGCTGGGGCCGGGCAGTATGGATGGAGGCCGCATGTAGAAGCATAGGAATAGGAGCTTTATTCTCTAATATGCATACAGCAAATTCCTTACACAATCAAGGAAATGGTTTCTCTTTCAGGCATGTGACTCTTTTATCAAAAGAAAATCCATCCTGCTTAGTCCCACCCTGGGCAGAAGCTGCCCTGAGCAGAGTTCCGGACCCAAAGCAAAAGGCTAATGGGAAGAGGAGCAGACACACACCTCGGAGCCCCCTCCTTGCCCAGACACCCTAGGCCAGTTGCGACAGCTGTGAGGGGGTGCAGCACAGAGCAGCACCCCAAGATACCCACACACAGCCACAGAGCCAGCCTGGAAAGGCCCGGAGGGATGGGCGAACGGGCTGTGGCCAGGGCCTGCTAGTCAGGACCTCAGTGCTCAGCGTCCATGGCGTCCAAGTATTTGGCTTCAATGATTTGGGGCAGCAGGTTGTAGCTGCGGGGAGAGGGAACAGGCAGGAAGGTGAGTACTGGGTCGGGGAGGAACGGGCAGCCGCTCCCGCCCAGCTGGGTCCCACGCCCGCCGCCCGCCTCGCCTCCATACCGGATGGGGACCATGGCAATCATGATGAGGGGGAAGATCATCTTCATGTAGGGCAGGGTGCTCATGCCGAAGGCgcagagcagcagcagctgcaggacCTGCAGGCCCGTGAAGTAGTGGATCTTCCTCTGGGGCACCCTCCGGATGTAGTGTGTGGGTGGGTACGAGGTCTGTGGGTGGCAGGGACCAGGTGTGGGCAGGTCTGGAgccgcaccccccgcccccaccccgaggGCCAGACACTCGCCTGGTCCTTGAGCAGCAGGACCAAGCGTGCAAACAGCTGGCTGCCGTCGATGGAGGTGAGCGCGATGTAGAGGAAGAGGCCATAGAGCACGGGCTTGGGGATCCACTGGAGCGGGAAGGGCAGCAGCAGGAGGGAGAAGCCCACCAGGATGCTGGCGCCCAGCGTGGTCAGCCGTGTCTCCTTCACGCTCACAATCCTGCGAGGTTCCAGTGCGCGGGGTCACCTCCGGCCTGGTCCCCAGGGCTGTGGCCCTCCCAGGTCCCACGTGCTTCCCGGACTCTGTCACGTCTGGGCCCTCGTGCCCTGGGCCATGTCCCTCCTTCAGTCACATGCGGCGCAGGGCTACCCCCCACCTCAGGGTCCACGTGAGTCTGGCCTCACGCGTCGAGGGGCCCCTTTCACACTCACGTCTCGTAAATGTGCCCGTTCTCCACGCGCTCCTCCACCAGAGCCAGCGCCCGCACGTGCAGCGGGGAGTGGGGGTAGGCAGCGTGGATCCAGGGCAGCCCGAACAGAGACAGCCCGCTGTTGATGATGGCGACGAGCAGGAGGTCCCAGTGGTAGGCAGTGCCCTTCACCAGCCTGCAGCGGGCAGGGTCACGTGTGGACGAGGCCCCCTCGGCCCCTGGACGGTGGGAAACGTgcctacccctccctccccagccctgcggACCTGTTCTCCGGGGCATTAGCCAAGGCGGCCACCAGGTTCTGCTCGATGAAGAAGAGCATGGAGAGGAGGAAGCCGAGGCCCATGGCGCTGCTGATGGCCACCAGGGATAGCGAGTGCATCTCGGCCATCTCGAACAGGCTCTCGCTTGGGTTGTAGCGGAACTTGCCCACTGCAGCCGGGTACAGGCGCCTGCTCAAGCCTGCGTCCCTGCAGagcaccccaccctaccccacgcCCGGTCCCAACTCACTCTTAATCTCGCGGAAGCCGTAGGAAGAGATGAGGGAGAAGGTAAGCACCGAGATGGGCAGGGCGCAGTCGGACAGGATCTCACGCATGTAGGGGTGCAGGTAGGGGCTGGGGAGGCGGGCGGGCGTCAGTGCGGCCTTGGGGCGTGCGCTCCCCCCCCTGCCCCGAGGGCGCGCCCTCACCTCTTCTTGAACTGGTAGAGGGTGTAGCTCAGCCACAGGGTGCCCAGCATGATGAGGAGGCTGAGCACGGCCGTCTCCCGGGCCGGGGGCTCGGCGCCCTGGCTGCCCACCGCCGGCAGTCCCGGCGGGCCGGCCA contains:
- the SLC4A11 gene encoding solute carrier family 4 member 11 isoform X6, translating into MLLKRHVCISRLERPQNWGENSCEVRFVVLVLAPPKMKSTKTATEVGRTFATMFLDITFRQKLLKTRTEEEFKEALVHQRQLLTVMSHCPNINMKDYNASSIYVHRPLQPPRHKDFLPVGRGIREDIARRFPVYPLDFTDGIIGKNKAVGKYITTTLFLYFACLLPTIAFGSLNDENTNGAIDVQKTIAGQSIGGLLYALFSGQPLVVLLTTAPLALYIHVIRGICDDYDLDFSTFYAWTGLWNSFFLTLYALFNLSLVMSLFKRSTEEIIALFISITFVLDAVKGMVKIFQKYYYGQNPGNHYEDRSSPVSLLGASASLNSSLHAALNSSLLAGPPGLPAVGSQGAEPPARETAVLSLLIMLGTLWLSYTLYQFKKSPYLHPYMREILSDCALPISVLTFSLISSYGFREIKMGKFRYNPSESLFEMAEMHSLSLVAISSAMGLGFLLSMLFFIEQNLVAALANAPENRLVKGTAYHWDLLLVAIINSGLSLFGLPWIHAAYPHSPLHVRALALVEERVENGHIYETIVSVKETRLTTLGASILVGFSLLLLPFPLQWIPKPVLYGLFLYIALTSIDGSQLFARLVLLLKDQTSYPPTHYIRRVPQRKIHYFTGLQVLQLLLLCAFGMSTLPYMKMIFPLIMIAMVPIRYNLLPQIIEAKYLDAMDAEH